GCCACGAAAATATCGTTCGCATTGGTGCCTGTGATGTTGTCTTTTCCATCCTTACCATCGAACAGAACACCTTTGCCGCCCGACCGGCCACTCAGGTCGATTAAGTCAATATCTGAGGTTCCATACCACGTCGGACCAGAGTTTGAATCCGTGTTGGCTTTTCCGACAGCGTCACCGAAGATTGCGGTTTCAAGATCAACAAGGAATCCTGTTTCAATTCCGTTGGTGCTACTGAAAATGCCGAAATTGTCGACATTGAACGCATCTAGCAAATCGGCCATGTCTTGTGCATTTGACACAAGACCGTCCAGAAAGTTCTTTAACTCGATCCCGTCAGGAAGGGTGAGGAGCGCGTTGATCTCCACTTCGAGATCAATCAGGAGCTGCTTGATGCCCAAAGTATCAGTCAGAAAGTCCAGTACCGGTTGAACAAACAGGTCAAACACGACCCCGGCTGCGTCCAACAGGGGTTTGATCGGCTCTAGTGCAGCGGCTGCAGCTTCAAGAGGTCCAGAAAGCAGATTGAAAACACCGGCAATTTTCTCCAATTCTGCAGTGCCAAATTGCGCAGTATCAAGTTTGGCTGAATCCATCGTGCGCTGGATCGTAGTGACACGACCGGTTAGCGTTTCGTAGACGTCAACCAAAGGATCAATCGCTGCGTTACGATTGGCAAGCTGCGAGTCAATTTCGGCCGAAAGGTCCGCGTAATGGCTAGCCCAATCCGCACCGGTAATGAACGTCGTACGCCCGCCATCCGTTGCTGCGTCAATCGCCGCAATCGTATCGTCAAGCGTCGCAGTGTGTTCGTTGACCTGATCCTTTGCTTCGGCCACCTTTTCGGAAACAAGTTCAAGTGCGTCAGCCGCGTCAATCAGGGCCGACTTTAGATCAGCCAGAAACTCGCCCTTCTCCTTAGACCCTTTGCCAATGTTGTTGAGTTTCTCGACCTGCTCCTCAATTGCTTTCATCGCGGGTCGCGCAATGCTTTCCAAAAGCGTCTTGAAAACCTTCGACACGCTGCTGAGCGGGCCAGCCTTTTCTGTAGCTTCGAGCAGCTTCAACTGCTTGTCGATTAGTTTCCGGATTTTACCTGCTTTGTCTCCGGACTTGTCTACGAAGCCGACAACGTCCGACGCCGTTTTGAGCGTGCCCGCGAATTCATCAAGGCTCGCGCTCAGGTCATCCAGTTCACCAGTGATGCGGCTGATGTTGTCCCTGTAGTCGATCATCGATTGTCCAGCAGGCATGGTCTGGCTCCTTTGCTTAGCAAGTGATGCCAAGCAGAGCGAACCAAGCTATCTGCAACAACCGTATCGTTTGCAATACGACACCCGGACAGTTTCTTTTGGATGAGATAGCGATTCGAGGGTCTTGACCCCCGCTCGGCATGTCAATCGCAGCAATTGTCCAATGGACAGCGCCGAATAGAAATCAACTGTGCCTTCCACGCACCGTTCAATAGGTCGCGCGACCACCTGACAAATCAAAGACTGCACCGGTCGTGAAACTGTTTTCGGGTGAAACCGCCCAAACGATCATTTCTGCAGCTTCCTTGACTTCCAAGAACCGCCCCCGTGGAATTTTTGACAGCATATAGTCGATGTGCTCGGCACTCATCTGATCAAAGATGCGCGTGCGTGCAGCCGCTGGGGTAACGCAGTTCACAGCGATATCCATGCCAGCCAACTCCTTACCCAATGATTTGGTGAAACCGATCACTGCCGCCTTTGACGCGGAATAGGCCGATGCATTCGGATTGCCTTCTTTGCCTGCGATCGACGCAATATTCAGGATACGTCCATAGCCTTTTTCCTTCATTCCTGGCACGCAGACCCGGTTCACGTAGAACGTGCCGTTCAGATTGATATCGATCACCGTATGCCATGCATCAATATCATACGTCTCGACCGGCGCATTTGGTCCGGCAATTCCAGCGCTGTTCACAAGGATCGTCGGCACACCCAATTGGTCACACGTCGCTGCATAGGCGGACTTGACCGACGCAACATCAGTGATGTCACACTGAAAGGCAGTGCCGGTACCCGGCCCCGCAAGGCCCGCCATTGCGTCGTGATGGTCAGGGTCAATATCCCAACCAGCAACGCGCGCACCGCGCGAGGACAGCAAAGTGGAGACAGCGAAACCAATACCCTGCGCTGCACCTGTGACAACCGCGACCTGATCCTGCATTAGCATTGGCTATCCTCTTCCAATGAAGGGCATATTCGTGGCCATAACAGTCATGAACTGAACGTTCGTATTAAGTGGCAATTGCGCCATATGGAGCACTGACTTGGCGACGTGGGCAACGTCCATAACCGGCTCGACGGCCATCGATCCATCTGCCTGCGGAACGCCCTTGGTCATCTTGGCCGCCATTTCTGTCAAAGCATTGCCGATGTCGATTTGCCCGCAGGCAATATTGAAGGGTCGCCCGTCCAATGAAAGCGTCCGGGTCAGACCTGTTATGGCATGCTTGGAGACTGTATACG
The sequence above is drawn from the Cognatiyoonia koreensis genome and encodes:
- a CDS encoding SDR family NAD(P)-dependent oxidoreductase yields the protein MLMQDQVAVVTGAAQGIGFAVSTLLSSRGARVAGWDIDPDHHDAMAGLAGPGTGTAFQCDITDVASVKSAYAATCDQLGVPTILVNSAGIAGPNAPVETYDIDAWHTVIDINLNGTFYVNRVCVPGMKEKGYGRILNIASIAGKEGNPNASAYSASKAAVIGFTKSLGKELAGMDIAVNCVTPAAARTRIFDQMSAEHIDYMLSKIPRGRFLEVKEAAEMIVWAVSPENSFTTGAVFDLSGGRATY